One stretch of Desulfuromonadales bacterium DNA includes these proteins:
- a CDS encoding bifunctional (p)ppGpp synthetase/guanosine-3',5'-bis(diphosphate) 3'-pyrophosphohydrolase: MVRLDDIIEKVLLYNPGADLDALRKAYVFSAKVHQGQVRLSGEPYLTHPMEVAAILVELKMDVPSIVTGLLHDTIEDTLTTPEELRALFGEEVADLVDGVTKIGKITFRTSEERQAENFRKMLLAMARDIRVILVKLADRLHNMRTLEFQPESRRRKIAQETLDIYAPLANRLGISWLKSELEDLSFRYLHPEIFRDLASKVAKRRKERQKYVEDVKKSIQEKLHEQGIVGDVSGRSKHLYSIFLKMERQGIDFDQVYDLIAFRIIVESIRECYAVLGIIHSTWKPIPGRFKDYIAMPKANMYQSLHTTVIGPFGERMEIQIRTPEMHSVAEEGIAAHWKYKEKGSVVTGRDDKRFGWLRQLLEWQQELKDSREFMNTVKVDLFPEEVYVFTPRGDVKELPKGSTPVDFAYGVHTDVGHHCVGAKINGKLVPLKTPLHNGDIVEVTTSPNQTPSKDWLKFVRTSKARNKIKQWVKTEQREKSIELGKELLEKELRKYGFSLSRALGSEAGGEAVEELGFHSTEDLLAGLGYGKVPLGQIIHRLVPAEKLKAETPKAGRLGQVLEKIRKKPSSAIKIHGVEDIMVRYAKCCNPLPGDPVIGFITRGRGVTVHTADCPHSLEGDPERRIEVEWDMKKKSTRPAKIRVSCVDQKGMLASITGAITNCEANIISANVHSTPDRKGINTFEVDVQNLDHLNRVINALLKVKGVYKVERMRN; this comes from the coding sequence CCGGCGAACCTTACCTGACCCATCCGATGGAAGTGGCTGCGATCCTTGTCGAGCTCAAGATGGATGTCCCATCTATCGTGACCGGTCTGCTGCATGATACCATCGAGGACACCCTGACCACCCCCGAAGAGTTGCGTGCTCTCTTCGGGGAAGAAGTCGCTGACCTGGTCGACGGGGTTACCAAGATCGGCAAAATTACCTTTCGCACCAGCGAGGAACGGCAGGCGGAAAATTTCCGCAAGATGCTTCTGGCCATGGCCCGCGACATCCGGGTGATTCTGGTCAAGCTCGCCGACCGGCTGCACAACATGCGGACCCTGGAGTTCCAACCGGAGTCGCGCCGCCGCAAGATCGCCCAGGAAACCCTCGACATCTATGCCCCGCTTGCCAATCGACTGGGGATCAGCTGGCTCAAGAGCGAGCTTGAGGACCTTTCCTTTCGTTACCTGCACCCGGAAATTTTTCGGGATCTGGCATCCAAGGTCGCCAAGCGCAGGAAGGAACGGCAGAAATATGTCGAGGATGTCAAGAAAAGCATTCAGGAGAAGCTTCATGAGCAGGGGATCGTCGGCGACGTTTCCGGCCGCTCCAAGCACCTTTACTCGATTTTTCTCAAAATGGAGCGTCAGGGCATCGATTTCGACCAGGTTTACGACCTGATCGCCTTTCGCATCATCGTCGAGAGTATTCGCGAATGCTACGCGGTGCTGGGAATCATCCATTCAACCTGGAAGCCCATACCAGGCCGGTTCAAGGACTATATCGCCATGCCCAAGGCGAACATGTACCAGTCCCTGCACACGACGGTCATCGGTCCTTTCGGCGAAAGGATGGAGATTCAAATCCGGACCCCCGAAATGCACAGCGTGGCTGAAGAGGGGATCGCGGCGCACTGGAAATACAAGGAGAAGGGCTCGGTTGTTACCGGCCGCGACGACAAGCGTTTTGGCTGGCTGCGCCAGTTGCTCGAATGGCAGCAGGAACTCAAGGATTCCCGCGAGTTCATGAATACGGTCAAGGTCGACCTTTTCCCCGAAGAAGTCTACGTCTTTACCCCGCGGGGGGATGTCAAGGAACTGCCCAAGGGCTCGACACCCGTCGATTTTGCCTATGGCGTACACACCGACGTCGGCCACCACTGCGTCGGCGCCAAGATCAACGGCAAGCTGGTTCCCCTCAAAACTCCACTGCATAACGGCGATATCGTCGAGGTCACCACTTCCCCCAATCAGACTCCGAGCAAGGACTGGTTGAAGTTTGTCCGTACTTCCAAGGCGCGCAACAAGATCAAGCAGTGGGTCAAGACCGAACAGCGTGAAAAAAGCATCGAGCTTGGCAAGGAACTGCTGGAAAAGGAGTTGCGCAAATACGGTTTCAGTTTGAGTCGGGCTTTGGGTTCGGAGGCGGGTGGGGAAGCTGTGGAGGAGCTGGGTTTCCATTCGACAGAGGATCTGCTGGCCGGGCTCGGCTACGGCAAGGTGCCGCTGGGCCAGATTATCCATCGGCTCGTCCCCGCCGAGAAGCTAAAAGCCGAAACCCCCAAGGCTGGCCGCCTCGGGCAGGTGTTGGAGAAAATACGCAAAAAACCTTCAAGCGCCATCAAGATTCATGGTGTCGAAGATATCATGGTCCGTTATGCCAAGTGCTGCAATCCCCTGCCGGGTGATCCGGTCATTGGTTTCATCACCCGGGGGCGGGGCGTGACGGTGCATACGGCCGACTGCCCTCATTCTCTGGAGGGTGATCCTGAAAGGCGCATCGAAGTCGAATGGGACATGAAGAAGAAGTCGACGCGGCCGGCAAAAATTCGCGTCTCCTGCGTCGACCAGAAGGGGATGCTGGCAAGCATTACCGGCGCCATCACCAACTGCGAGGCCAATATCATCAGCGCCAATGTTCACTCCACGCCGGATCGCAAGGGAATCAATACTTTTGAAGTCGATGTTCAGAATCTGGACCATCTGAACCGGGTGATCAATGCGTTGCTCAAGGTGAAAGGGGTCTACAAGGTTGAACGGATGCGCAATTAA